A part of Streptomyces sp. NBC_01235 genomic DNA contains:
- a CDS encoding ROK family glucokinase, translating into MGLTIGVDIGGTKIAAGVVDEEGNILSTHKVPTPGTPEGIVDAIASAVEGARAGHEIVGVGIGAAGYVNRQRSTVYFAPNIDWRQEPLKEKVEARVGLPVVVENDANAAAWGEYKFGAGKGHRNVICITLGTGLGGGIIIGNKLRRGHFGVAAEFGHIRMVPDGLLCGCGSQGCWEQYASGRALVRYAKQRANATPENAEILLGLGDGSPEGIEGKHISMAARQGDPVAVDSYRELARWAGAGLADLASLFDPSAFIVGGGLSDEGELVLDPIRKSYKRWLVGGNWRPVADVIAARLGNEAGLVGAADLAREPDPIM; encoded by the coding sequence ATGGGACTCACCATCGGCGTCGACATCGGCGGCACGAAGATCGCGGCCGGTGTGGTCGACGAGGAAGGCAACATCCTCTCGACCCACAAGGTGCCGACCCCGGGCACGCCGGAGGGCATCGTGGACGCCATCGCCTCGGCGGTGGAGGGCGCGCGCGCCGGGCATGAGATCGTCGGCGTGGGCATCGGTGCCGCCGGATACGTCAACCGTCAGCGCTCGACGGTCTACTTCGCGCCCAACATCGACTGGCGCCAGGAGCCGCTGAAGGAGAAGGTCGAGGCCCGCGTGGGCCTCCCCGTCGTGGTCGAGAACGACGCCAACGCGGCCGCGTGGGGCGAGTACAAGTTCGGCGCAGGCAAGGGCCACCGCAACGTCATCTGCATCACCCTCGGCACCGGCCTCGGCGGCGGCATCATCATCGGCAACAAGCTGCGCCGCGGCCACTTCGGCGTCGCCGCCGAGTTCGGCCACATCCGCATGGTGCCGGACGGCCTGCTGTGCGGCTGCGGCTCGCAGGGCTGCTGGGAGCAGTACGCCTCCGGCCGCGCCCTCGTGCGCTACGCCAAGCAGCGCGCCAACGCCACCCCGGAGAACGCCGAGATCCTGCTCGGCCTGGGCGACGGCAGCCCCGAGGGCATAGAGGGCAAGCACATCTCCATGGCCGCCCGCCAGGGCGACCCGGTCGCCGTCGACTCCTACCGCGAGCTCGCCCGCTGGGCCGGCGCCGGCCTCGCCGACCTGGCCTCCCTCTTCGACCCGTCCGCCTTCATCGTCGGCGGCGGCCTCTCCGACGAGGGCGAGCTGGTCCTGGACCCGATCCGCAAGTCCTACAAGCGCTGGCTGGTCGGCGGCAACTGGCGCCCGGTGGCCGACGTGATCGCCGCCCGGCTCGGCAACGAGGCGGGCCTGGTCGGCGCGGCGGACCTGGCGAGAGAGCCCGATCCGATCATGTGA
- a CDS encoding DUF5304 domain-containing protein: protein MSEERPTPDAAGEPAGTQPVDDEPRASDADAWATAAAEDLAAEKARRRAEYGPPQGSAAEELRRLVDAVGEKLSSIQSPLLGAVAGPAAQQVVRQVVQQAKAAVEPVIERNPDVFDHLAAAGTELLAAYRSAVQTQERRWTTGASDPRDDPRRPGRDGGDDSGPGQRIDLD, encoded by the coding sequence ATGAGCGAAGAGCGCCCCACGCCCGACGCCGCCGGGGAGCCCGCCGGGACACAGCCCGTCGACGACGAGCCCCGCGCCAGCGACGCCGACGCCTGGGCCACCGCCGCCGCCGAGGACCTCGCGGCGGAGAAGGCCCGCCGCCGCGCCGAGTACGGCCCGCCCCAGGGCTCGGCCGCCGAGGAACTGCGCAGGCTCGTCGACGCGGTCGGCGAGAAGCTGTCGTCGATCCAGTCCCCGCTGCTCGGGGCGGTTGCCGGACCCGCCGCCCAGCAGGTGGTCCGCCAGGTCGTCCAGCAGGCCAAGGCAGCCGTGGAGCCCGTCATCGAGCGCAACCCGGACGTCTTCGACCACCTCGCGGCAGCAGGCACCGAACTCCTCGCCGCCTACCGCTCGGCCGTCCAGACCCAGGAACGACGCTGGACGACCGGAGCGAGCGACCCGCGCGACGACCCCCGCCGCCCGGGCCGTGACGGCGGCGACGACAGCGGCCCCGGCCAGCGCATCGACTTGGACTGA
- a CDS encoding ArsA family ATPase, which produces MRTLLITGPGGSGRTTIAAATAHHAAAGGTRTLVLSADRTDTLGAALGVRTGASPVRVTPYLTAWRPDATAGFRDDLTGFQDRATTVLDLLGASRLDPEEVTPLPGAEELTLLRALRDAALAEGEDRHELLVVDLPPVPQALALLALPEELRRYLRRLLPPERQAARALRPMLGRLAGVPMPAEWLYETTARWDLELAAVEAVLAERDTAVRLVAEPGPAGADAVRDARLGLALRALPVESLVANRVLPEAVADHERLGRLVTQQHKALGEWGETARPVAHLGHDPRGADDLAALAMPAVNPVASPVEWSVADRLAQDGVLVWHLPLPGAIRDELDLVRRGDELVVTAGPFRRIVPLPSVLRRCTVDGAALRDGELCVRFAPDPGLWPQAR; this is translated from the coding sequence ATGCGCACCCTCCTGATCACCGGCCCCGGCGGCAGCGGCCGTACGACGATCGCGGCCGCCACCGCACACCACGCAGCCGCCGGAGGCACTCGCACCCTCGTCCTCAGTGCCGACCGCACCGACACCCTCGGCGCGGCACTGGGGGTGCGGACCGGGGCGAGCCCCGTAAGGGTCACCCCGTATCTCACGGCCTGGCGTCCCGACGCGACGGCCGGCTTCCGGGACGACCTGACCGGCTTCCAGGACCGCGCCACCACCGTCCTCGACCTGCTCGGCGCCTCCCGGCTCGACCCGGAGGAGGTCACCCCCCTCCCGGGCGCCGAGGAGCTCACCCTCCTGCGAGCGCTGCGGGACGCCGCCCTCGCCGAGGGCGAGGACCGTCATGAACTCCTCGTCGTCGACCTGCCGCCCGTCCCGCAGGCCCTCGCCCTGCTGGCCCTCCCGGAGGAGCTGCGCCGCTACCTGCGCCGCCTGCTCCCGCCGGAACGGCAGGCCGCCCGCGCCCTGCGGCCCATGCTCGGCCGGCTCGCCGGCGTGCCGATGCCCGCCGAGTGGCTGTACGAGACGACCGCCCGATGGGACCTGGAGCTGGCCGCCGTCGAGGCCGTTCTCGCCGAGCGCGACACCGCCGTCCGCCTCGTCGCCGAGCCGGGACCGGCCGGCGCCGACGCCGTCCGCGACGCGCGCCTCGGCCTCGCCCTGCGCGCCCTGCCCGTCGAGTCCCTCGTCGCCAACCGCGTCCTGCCGGAGGCGGTCGCCGACCACGAACGGCTCGGCCGGCTCGTCACCCAACAGCACAAGGCCCTGGGGGAGTGGGGCGAGACGGCCCGCCCCGTCGCCCACCTCGGGCACGACCCCCGCGGCGCCGACGACCTCGCCGCCCTCGCGATGCCCGCCGTCAACCCGGTGGCCTCCCCGGTCGAGTGGTCCGTCGCCGACCGGCTCGCACAGGACGGCGTGCTCGTCTGGCACCTCCCGCTGCCCGGCGCCATACGCGACGAGCTCGACCTCGTCCGCCGCGGCGACGAACTCGTCGTCACCGCCGGACCGTTCCGCCGTATCGTCCCGCTGCCCTCCGTCCTGCGCCGCTGCACCGTCGACGGCGCCGCCCTGCGCGACGGTGAGCTGTGCGTGCGGTTCGCGCCCGATCCCGGGCTGTGGCCGCAGGCACGATGA
- a CDS encoding SRPBCC family protein, which produces MAEHTSSSITIEAAPADVMAVIADFARYPDWTGEVKQAEVLETDEQGRAEQVRLVMDAGAIKDDQVLGYTWAGEHEVSWTLVKSQMLRQLDGSYLLKPAGAGATEVTYQLTVDVKIPMLGMIKRKAEKVIIDRALAGLKKRVESGEK; this is translated from the coding sequence ATGGCGGAACACACCAGCTCGAGCATCACGATCGAGGCGGCACCGGCCGACGTCATGGCGGTGATCGCCGACTTCGCCCGCTACCCGGACTGGACCGGAGAGGTGAAGCAGGCCGAGGTCCTCGAAACGGACGAGCAGGGCCGCGCCGAACAGGTCCGCCTGGTCATGGACGCCGGCGCCATCAAGGACGACCAGGTCCTCGGTTACACCTGGGCCGGCGAGCACGAGGTGTCCTGGACCCTGGTGAAGTCCCAGATGCTGCGCCAGCTCGACGGCTCCTACCTCCTCAAGCCGGCCGGCGCGGGCGCGACCGAGGTCACCTACCAGCTGACCGTGGACGTCAAGATCCCCATGCTGGGCATGATCAAGCGCAAGGCCGAGAAGGTCATCATCGACCGGGCGCTGGCGGGACTGAAGAAGCGCGTGGAGTCGGGGGAGAAGTAG
- a CDS encoding metallophosphoesterase family protein: MVSDVHGNARDLARAGEGADALICLGDLVLFLDYADHSRGIFPDLFGVENADLIVELRTARRFEEARELGARLWGGVGGDRTALIEKAVRKQYAEMFTAFPTPTYATYGNVDIPQLWPEFAGPGTTVLDGERVEIGGRVFGFVGGGLRTPMRTPYEISDEEYAAKIEAVGEVDVLCSHIPPEVPELVYDTVARRFERGSRALLDAIRRTRPRYSLFGHVHQPLARRMRIGATECVNVGHFAGSGKPWALEW, translated from the coding sequence GTGGTCAGCGACGTGCACGGCAACGCGCGCGACCTGGCCCGGGCCGGAGAAGGCGCGGACGCGCTGATCTGTCTGGGCGACCTGGTGCTGTTCCTGGACTACGCCGACCACTCCCGCGGCATCTTCCCCGACCTCTTCGGCGTGGAGAACGCCGACCTCATCGTCGAACTGCGCACCGCCCGCCGCTTCGAGGAGGCCCGCGAGCTCGGCGCCCGTTTGTGGGGCGGCGTCGGCGGCGACCGGACCGCACTCATCGAGAAGGCGGTCCGCAAGCAGTACGCCGAGATGTTCACGGCGTTCCCGACCCCGACGTACGCGACCTACGGCAACGTCGACATCCCGCAGTTGTGGCCCGAGTTCGCCGGACCGGGCACGACCGTCCTGGACGGGGAGCGGGTGGAGATCGGCGGCCGCGTCTTCGGCTTCGTCGGCGGCGGCCTGCGGACGCCCATGCGCACCCCGTACGAGATCAGCGACGAGGAGTACGCGGCGAAGATCGAGGCCGTCGGCGAGGTCGACGTGCTGTGCAGCCACATCCCGCCCGAGGTGCCGGAACTGGTCTACGACACCGTGGCCCGCCGCTTCGAACGGGGCAGCCGTGCCCTGCTGGACGCCATCCGACGCACCCGGCCCCGCTACTCGCTCTTCGGCCACGTCCACCAGCCGCTCGCCCGCCGGATGCGGATCGGGGCGACCGAGTGCGTCAACGTGGGGCACTTCGCCGGGAGCGGGAAGCCGTGGGCGCTGGAGTGGTGA
- a CDS encoding AMP-dependent synthetase/ligase, which yields MREFSLPALYEVPADGNLTDIVRRNAAQHPDVAVIARKVGGVWQDVTATAFLAEVHAAAKGLIASGVQPGDRVGLMSRTRYEWTLLDFAIWCAGAVTVPVYETSSAEQVQWILSDSGATAIVVELDNHAAAVESVRDSLPALKHVWQIEAGGVEELGRLGKDVSDRAVEERSSQAKADDPATIVYTSGTTGRPKGCVLTHRSFFAECGNVVERLRPLFRTGECSVLLFLPLAHVFGRLVQIAPMMAPIKLGTVPDIKNLTDELAAFRPTLILGVPRVFEKVYNSARAKAQADGKGAIFDKAADTAIAYSKALELPAGPPLGLKIKHKVFDRLVYSKLRAVLGGKGEYAISGGAPLGERLGHFFRGIGFTVLEGYGLTESCAATAFNPWDRQKIGTVGQPLPGSVVRIADDGEVLLHGEHLFKEYWNNPGATAEALADGWFHTGDIGTLDEDGYLRITGRKKEIIVTAGGKNVAPAVIEDRIRAHALVAECMVVGDGRPFVGALVTLDEEFLGRWAADHGKPAGATAASLRDDADLQAAIQSAIDDGNAAVSKAESVRKFRILSSQFTEDSGHLTPSLKLKRNVVAKDYAGEIEAIYAK from the coding sequence TTGCGCGAGTTCAGCCTTCCGGCTTTGTACGAGGTCCCTGCGGACGGCAATCTGACCGACATCGTCCGCAGAAACGCCGCGCAGCATCCCGACGTCGCCGTCATCGCCCGCAAGGTGGGCGGCGTCTGGCAGGACGTGACGGCCACGGCGTTCCTGGCCGAGGTGCACGCCGCCGCCAAGGGCCTCATCGCCTCCGGCGTCCAGCCCGGCGACCGGGTCGGCCTGATGTCGCGCACCCGCTACGAGTGGACGCTGCTCGACTTCGCGATCTGGTGCGCGGGCGCGGTCACCGTGCCGGTGTACGAGACCAGCTCCGCCGAGCAGGTGCAGTGGATCCTCTCCGACTCGGGCGCGACCGCGATCGTCGTCGAGCTGGACAACCACGCGGCGGCCGTCGAGTCGGTCCGTGACTCGCTGCCTGCGCTCAAGCACGTCTGGCAGATCGAGGCCGGGGGTGTCGAGGAGCTCGGGCGGCTCGGCAAGGACGTCTCCGACAGGGCCGTCGAGGAGCGCAGCTCGCAGGCCAAGGCGGACGACCCGGCGACCATCGTGTACACGTCCGGTACGACCGGCCGGCCCAAGGGCTGTGTGCTCACCCACCGCAGCTTCTTCGCCGAGTGCGGAAACGTTGTGGAACGCCTGCGGCCCCTGTTCCGCACGGGTGAGTGCAGCGTGCTGCTCTTCCTGCCGCTCGCGCACGTCTTCGGCCGACTGGTGCAGATCGCCCCGATGATGGCGCCGATCAAGCTGGGCACGGTCCCGGACATCAAGAACCTCACCGACGAGCTGGCGGCCTTCCGGCCCACGCTGATCCTGGGCGTGCCGCGGGTCTTCGAGAAGGTCTACAACTCGGCGCGCGCCAAGGCGCAGGCGGACGGAAAGGGCGCGATCTTCGACAAGGCGGCGGACACCGCGATCGCGTACAGCAAGGCGCTGGAGCTCCCGGCGGGCCCGCCCCTCGGCCTGAAGATCAAGCACAAGGTCTTCGACCGGCTGGTCTACAGCAAGCTGCGCGCGGTCCTCGGCGGCAAGGGCGAGTACGCGATCTCCGGCGGCGCTCCGCTGGGCGAGCGCCTCGGTCACTTCTTCCGCGGCATCGGCTTCACCGTCCTGGAGGGCTACGGCCTGACGGAGTCCTGCGCGGCCACCGCGTTCAACCCGTGGGACCGGCAGAAGATCGGCACGGTCGGCCAGCCGCTGCCCGGCTCGGTGGTGCGGATCGCGGACGACGGCGAGGTGCTGCTGCACGGCGAGCACCTGTTCAAGGAGTACTGGAACAACCCGGGCGCGACCGCCGAGGCGCTGGCCGACGGCTGGTTCCACACCGGTGACATCGGCACCCTCGACGAGGACGGCTACCTCCGCATCACCGGCCGCAAGAAGGAGATCATCGTCACCGCGGGCGGCAAGAACGTCGCCCCGGCCGTGATCGAGGACCGCATCCGCGCGCACGCGCTGGTCGCGGAGTGCATGGTGGTGGGCGACGGGCGGCCGTTCGTGGGCGCGCTGGTCACCCTCGACGAGGAGTTCCTGGGCCGCTGGGCCGCCGACCACGGCAAGCCGGCGGGTGCGACCGCGGCGTCGCTGCGCGACGACGCCGACCTGCAGGCCGCCATCCAGTCGGCGATCGACGACGGCAACGCCGCGGTCTCGAAGGCGGAATCGGTGCGGAAGTTCCGCATTCTCTCCTCCCAGTTCACGGAGGACTCGGGCCATCTCACGCCGTCGCTGAAGCTCAAGCGCAACGTCGTGGCGAAGGACTACGCGGGCGAGATCGAGGCGATCTACGCCAAGTAG
- a CDS encoding GMC oxidoreductase, with the protein MAALQTAATLGFTRVGLQSAQAAEPAAVESAPAIVVGSGYGAAVAALRLGQAGIRTLVLEMGRLWNTAGADGKVFCNTANPDQRSMWFRTRTEAPLATFLWLDVVNKDISLYPGVLDRVHFDNMSVFVGRGVGGGSLVNGSMAVTPLQSYFAEQFPTVDASEMYSTYFPRARAMLGVNTVDPAWFESTEWYQFTRVSRKHAANTGLRTTFVPSVYDFGYMQREAAGTATRSALGQEVIYGNNYGKRSLDKTYLASALGTGNVTIHTLEKVRGISRASDGTYVLTADRIDDTGKVVETKQYGCTYLFLGGGSLGTSELLVRARDTGTLPALDGSVGAGWGTNGNVMLGRANHLWDTVGANQSTMPVMGIDDWANTANPVFAEIAPLPTGLEHWVSLYLAITKNPQRAAFTYDASSGGVKLGWSAAQSAVSVGMAKKLFDRINSANSTIYRYDLFGSGNKVFADDFTYHPLGGCVLGKATDNYGRVKGYSKLYVTDGSLVPGNIGVNPFVTITALAERTMARVLAEDTAP; encoded by the coding sequence ATGGCCGCCCTCCAGACGGCGGCCACCCTCGGCTTCACCCGCGTAGGACTCCAGTCGGCCCAGGCGGCCGAGCCCGCCGCGGTCGAATCCGCCCCCGCCATCGTCGTCGGCTCCGGCTACGGTGCCGCCGTCGCCGCCCTGCGCCTCGGCCAGGCCGGCATCCGCACCCTCGTCCTGGAGATGGGCCGGTTGTGGAACACGGCCGGTGCCGACGGCAAGGTCTTCTGCAACACCGCCAACCCCGACCAGCGGTCCATGTGGTTCCGCACCCGCACCGAGGCGCCCCTGGCCACGTTCCTGTGGCTGGACGTCGTCAACAAGGACATCAGCCTCTATCCCGGTGTCCTGGACCGGGTGCACTTCGACAACATGTCCGTCTTCGTGGGCCGCGGGGTCGGCGGCGGCTCCCTGGTCAACGGCTCGATGGCGGTCACCCCGCTCCAGTCCTACTTCGCCGAACAGTTCCCCACCGTCGACGCGAGCGAGATGTACTCCACGTACTTCCCGCGCGCCCGCGCCATGCTCGGCGTCAACACCGTCGACCCCGCCTGGTTCGAGTCGACCGAGTGGTACCAGTTCACGCGTGTCTCCCGGAAGCACGCGGCGAACACCGGCCTGAGGACCACCTTCGTGCCCAGCGTCTACGACTTCGGCTACATGCAGCGCGAGGCCGCCGGTACGGCCACCAGGTCGGCCCTCGGACAGGAGGTCATCTACGGCAACAACTACGGCAAGAGGAGCCTGGACAAGACGTATCTGGCGTCGGCGCTCGGCACCGGCAACGTCACGATCCACACCCTGGAGAAGGTGCGCGGGATCAGCCGGGCGAGCGACGGGACGTACGTTCTCACCGCCGACCGCATCGACGACACCGGCAAGGTCGTCGAGACCAAGCAGTACGGCTGCACCTACCTCTTCCTCGGCGGCGGCAGCCTCGGGACCAGCGAACTCCTCGTCCGGGCGAGGGACACGGGCACCCTGCCCGCGCTGGACGGATCCGTCGGCGCGGGCTGGGGGACCAACGGGAACGTCATGCTCGGGCGGGCCAACCACCTGTGGGACACCGTCGGCGCCAACCAGTCGACCATGCCGGTGATGGGCATCGACGACTGGGCCAACACCGCCAACCCCGTCTTCGCGGAGATCGCCCCGCTGCCCACGGGACTCGAACACTGGGTCAGCCTCTACCTGGCGATCACCAAGAACCCGCAGCGGGCGGCGTTCACGTACGACGCCTCCTCCGGCGGGGTGAAGCTCGGCTGGAGCGCCGCGCAGAGCGCCGTCTCCGTCGGCATGGCGAAGAAGCTGTTCGACCGGATCAACTCGGCGAACTCCACCATCTACCGGTACGACCTCTTCGGTTCCGGCAACAAGGTCTTCGCCGACGACTTCACCTACCACCCGCTCGGCGGCTGCGTGTTGGGGAAGGCGACCGACAACTACGGCCGGGTGAAGGGGTATTCGAAGCTGTACGTCACCGACGGCTCACTGGTGCCCGGCAACATCGGGGTGAACCCGTTCGTCACGATCACCGCGCTCGCCGAACGCACCATGGCGCGGGTCCTCGCCGAGGACACCGCGCCATGA
- a CDS encoding glycosyltransferase family 4 protein, giving the protein MHKTLIVTNDFPPRPGGIQAFLHNMALRLDPDRLVVYASTWKRSREGVEATAAFDAEQPFTVVRDSTTMLLPTPGATRRAVGLLREHGCTSVWFGAAAPLGLMAPALRKAGAERLVATTHGHEAGWAQLPVARQLLGRIGEATDTITYLGEYTRSRIATALSAEAAARMVQLPPGVDEKTFHPGSGGDEVRARLGLTDRPVVVCVSRLVPRKGQDTLILAMPRILAAEPETVLLIVGGGPYEKDLRRLAHESGVAGSVRFTGSVPWAELPAHYGAGDVFAMPCRTRRGGLDVEGLGIVYLEASATGLPVVAGDSGGAPDAVLDGETGWVVRGGSSAEAAERIVVLLGDAELRRRMGERGRQWVEERWRWDLLAEQLKTLL; this is encoded by the coding sequence ATGCACAAGACCCTGATCGTGACGAACGACTTTCCGCCCCGCCCGGGCGGTATCCAGGCGTTCCTGCACAACATGGCGCTCCGGCTCGACCCCGACCGTCTCGTCGTCTACGCGTCCACCTGGAAACGTTCCCGCGAGGGCGTCGAGGCGACGGCCGCCTTCGACGCCGAGCAGCCCTTCACCGTCGTACGGGACTCCACGACGATGCTGCTGCCGACGCCCGGGGCGACCCGGCGGGCCGTCGGGCTGCTGCGGGAGCACGGGTGCACGTCGGTGTGGTTCGGGGCGGCCGCGCCGCTCGGGCTGATGGCGCCGGCGCTGCGCAAGGCGGGCGCCGAGCGGCTGGTGGCGACGACGCACGGGCACGAGGCCGGGTGGGCGCAGTTGCCCGTCGCCCGGCAGCTCCTGGGCCGGATCGGTGAGGCCACGGACACGATCACCTACCTCGGCGAGTACACGCGCTCGCGGATCGCGACCGCGCTGAGCGCCGAGGCCGCCGCCCGGATGGTGCAGTTGCCGCCGGGCGTCGACGAGAAGACCTTCCACCCGGGCTCGGGCGGCGACGAGGTGCGCGCGCGGCTCGGACTGACCGACCGGCCGGTGGTCGTGTGCGTCTCGCGGCTGGTGCCGCGCAAGGGCCAGGACACGCTGATCCTCGCCATGCCCCGGATCCTGGCCGCCGAACCGGAGACGGTCCTGCTGATCGTCGGGGGCGGCCCGTACGAGAAGGACCTGCGCAGGCTCGCCCACGAGAGCGGGGTGGCGGGTTCGGTGCGGTTCACCGGGTCCGTGCCCTGGGCCGAGCTGCCCGCGCACTACGGCGCCGGGGACGTCTTCGCGATGCCCTGCCGGACGCGGCGCGGCGGGCTGGACGTCGAGGGGCTCGGGATCGTCTACCTGGAGGCGTCCGCGACCGGTCTGCCCGTCGTCGCCGGGGACTCCGGCGGCGCGCCCGACGCCGTGCTCGACGGGGAGACGGGGTGGGTCGTGCGGGGCGGCTCGTCGGCCGAGGCCGCCGAGCGGATCGTCGTCCTCCTCGGGGACGCAGAGCTGCGCCGCCGGATGGGGGAGCGGGGGCGCCAGTGGGTCGAGGAGCGGTGGCGCTGGGACCTGCTCGCGGAGCAGCTGAAAACATTGCTCTAG
- a CDS encoding glycosyltransferase family 87 protein: METTDATRPLTCLLTTWGVTRLGLLLFVFKVALFPGPDVTTDVSVIYQGWYEVLRTGAFPAADVTWQYPPAAALAILSPGLLPFLDYASAFFVLAFLADLAVLMLLLNTGLRPGRSPRGAWMWVAGLPLLGPTVYSRYDVMVTAVAVAALLAGARRPRLMGALTGFAALLKVWPVLLLAGAVRRRAWAAAVVTVGALSGLFALAMPGAFAFLTFQRDRGTEVESTGALALHVARQFGWQGEVLLNYGSLEFLGPYVGVVSDVALGLTAVAFGWLLLWRLAARRFAPRTLAEAAFTAVLLFTVTSRVISPQYLIWLIGLAAVCLCFRASRMTLPAALVLAASFVTVLEFPILFADVVESTPLGVTLMFLRNGLLVAATLTAAVRLWRSTVPKPTAPDPLPDQVTRANEPAVSP; encoded by the coding sequence GTGGAGACAACGGACGCGACGCGGCCCCTGACGTGTCTGCTGACGACCTGGGGCGTGACCCGGCTCGGACTGCTGCTCTTCGTCTTCAAGGTGGCCCTCTTCCCCGGCCCGGACGTCACGACCGACGTCTCCGTCATCTACCAGGGCTGGTACGAGGTCCTGCGCACCGGTGCGTTCCCGGCGGCCGACGTCACCTGGCAGTACCCGCCCGCCGCCGCCCTCGCGATCCTCTCCCCCGGTCTGCTGCCCTTCCTCGACTACGCGTCGGCCTTCTTCGTCCTGGCCTTCCTCGCCGACCTCGCCGTCCTCATGCTGCTGCTGAACACGGGCCTGCGCCCCGGCCGGTCCCCGCGCGGCGCCTGGATGTGGGTGGCGGGTCTCCCACTGCTCGGCCCCACCGTCTACTCCCGCTACGACGTCATGGTGACGGCCGTCGCGGTCGCCGCGCTGCTCGCGGGTGCCCGGCGCCCCCGTCTGATGGGGGCGCTGACGGGCTTCGCGGCGCTGCTGAAGGTGTGGCCGGTGCTGCTGCTGGCGGGCGCGGTGCGCAGGCGGGCCTGGGCCGCGGCGGTGGTGACCGTCGGCGCCCTGTCCGGGCTGTTCGCCCTCGCCATGCCCGGCGCCTTCGCCTTCCTCACCTTCCAGCGCGACCGGGGCACCGAGGTGGAGTCGACGGGCGCCCTCGCCCTGCATGTGGCCCGGCAGTTCGGCTGGCAGGGCGAGGTGCTGCTCAACTACGGCTCGCTGGAGTTCCTCGGCCCGTACGTGGGCGTCGTGAGCGATGTCGCCCTGGGGCTGACCGCGGTCGCGTTCGGCTGGCTGCTGCTGTGGCGGCTGGCGGCGAGACGCTTCGCGCCACGCACGCTCGCGGAGGCGGCCTTCACGGCGGTCCTGCTGTTCACCGTGACCAGCCGGGTGATCAGCCCCCAGTACCTGATCTGGCTGATCGGCCTCGCGGCGGTCTGCCTGTGCTTCCGCGCCAGCCGCATGACCCTGCCCGCCGCCCTGGTCCTGGCCGCGTCGTTCGTGACGGTGCTGGAGTTCCCGATCCTGTTCGCGGACGTCGTGGAAAGCACCCCCCTCGGCGTCACCCTCATGTTCCTGCGCAACGGCCTCCTGGTCGCCGCCACGCTCACCGCGGCCGTACGGCTCTGGCGCTCGACGGTGCCGAAGCCCACCGCCCCCGACCCCCTCCCCGATCAGGTCACCCGCGCCAACGAGCCCGCCGTCTCCCCCTGA